The Bombus terrestris chromosome 16, iyBomTerr1.2, whole genome shotgun sequence genome includes a region encoding these proteins:
- the LOC100642273 gene encoding dnaJ homolog subfamily C member 11 isoform X1, producing the protein MDDDNDQEHLIEDDYYTFLNIARNATQEEINYAYRTQSKLYHPDKHVDPVLKKEAEVLFNRTKAAYKVLSNPHQRAIYDTVGIKGLKTEGWEIVERTRTPQEIREEYEYLAREAQERKLLSLTNPTTSITMNINATDLFNRYEKDPEDSRDVLSCIEVSGMSFTQSIEAPLSLQDIVTLYGQLSTRNGVGSGSINVSAKRLLSSKGWVELEVGAGNGPMISFKGFRMLPHKVLFNGATILEFTPFEIKASLIGRLTMQLDTHIMGDLTYNAGPESSMSTSIVRDTARTYTSFSIHLGVLRSFVSFNYIYKMHEKEMKLRGSVRAGTFGLLVEYGAEKKVSRHTKLSAIVSAGVPTGVMLKLKLNRSFQTYAFPIHLSDEVLPATMFYATVIPLMTWVVLKKIVIDPMIKKRQEREKEKEKEVNKTRMMEKQKEAESATKLMKATVSRIRATEESKKGLIITKALYGRFVYPQQDQYNSEQQTIRRDEVIDVTIPLQCLVKDSKLILHGASKSELPGFYDPCVGEEKQLLIQYLFRNQTHECIVKDNAPVRIPLPSHKVNTT; encoded by the exons ATGGACGATGACAATGATCAGGAACATCTAATTGAGGACGATTACTACACGTTCCTAAATATCGCGAGAAAC GCTACACAGGAGGAAATTAATTATGCGTACCGTACACAGAGCAAACTATATCATCCTGACAAGCATGTGGATCCTGTGCTCAAGAAAGAAGCTGAAGTATTGTTTAATCGTACTAAAGCAGCTTACAAAG tCTTAAGTAATCCCCATCAAAGAGCTATTTACGACACTGTGGGGATTAAAGGACTGAAAACTGAAGGCTGGGAAATAGTAGAACGTACTAGAACACCTCAAGAAATCAGGGAAGAATATGAATATCTAGCGAGAGAAGCACAAGAGAGAAAATTACTGAGCCTCACGAATCCCACTACTAGTATCACAATGAATATCAACGCAACAGACCTTTTTAACAGATATGAGAAAGATCCTGAAGATAG cAGGGATGTACTTTCATGCATAGAAGTCAGTGGAATGTCGTTTACACAATCTATTGAAGCACCTCTTAGTTTACAAGATATTGTAACATTGTATGGTCAATTAAGCACAAGAAATGGTGTAGGATCTGGTTCTATAAACGTGTCAGCGAAGCGTTTGCTTTCGTCTAAAGGTTGGGTAGAATTAGAGGTCGGTGCTGGGAACGGGCCGATGATATCGTTCAAAGGTTTTCGTATGCTACCCCATAAAGTATTGTTCAACGGGGCAACGATACTGGAGTTCACTCCATTCGAAATTAAGGCTAGTCTTATAGGCA GACTCACAATGCAATTAGATACTCATATAATGGGTGACCTTACATATAATGCGGGTCCAGAAAGTTCCatgagtaccagtatcgttaGAGATACAGCGAGGACTTATACATCGTTTTCCATTCACCTTGGTGTTCTACGATCATTCGTTagttttaattacatatataaaatgcaCGAGAAAGAGATGAAGCTACGTGGCAGCGTGAG aGCTGGCACATTCGGACTGCTCGTAGAATACGGAGCGGAAAAAAAGGTTTCGCGACACACTAAATTATCCGCCATCGTGTCCGCAGGAGTGCCAACAGGAGTCATGCTAAAGCTTAAATTGAATCGTTCCTTTCAAACCTACGCGTTCCCTATTCATCTTAGTGATGAGGTTCTTCCAGCTACTATGTTCTACGCTACTGTAATCCCACTAATGACATGGGTCGTGCTGAAGAAGATTGTTATAGATCCTATGATAAAAAAACGACAAGaacgtgaaaaagaaaaagagaaggaggtAAACAAGACGAGGATgatggaaaaacaaaaagaagcaGAGAGCGCTACCAAATTAATGAAAGCCACTGTGAGTAGGATAAGAGCTACGGAAGAATCAAAGAAGGGATTGATTATCACGAAAGCTCTGTATGGAAGATTTGTCTACCCTCAGCAAGATCAGTACAACTCAGAGCAGCAGACTATACGTAGAGACGAAGTAATAGATGTAACTATCCCTTTACAATGTTTAGTAAAGGATTCAAAGTTAATCCTTCATGGTGCATCTAAG AGTGAACTGCCAGGATTTTATGATCCATGTGTAGGAGAAGAGAAACAATTGTTAATACAATATCTATTTCGTAATCAAACACACGAATGCATAGTCAAAGATAATGCACCAGTCAGAATACCATTACCAT CGCATAAAGTGAACACAACATGA
- the LOC100642273 gene encoding dnaJ homolog subfamily C member 11 isoform X2, translated as MDDDNDQEHLIEDDYYTFLNIARNATQEEINYAYRTQSKLYHPDKHVDPVLKKEAEVLFNRTKAAYKVLSNPHQRAIYDTVGIKGLKTEGWEIVERTRTPQEIREEYEYLAREAQERKLLSLTNPTTSITMNINATDLFNRYEKDPEDRDVLSCIEVSGMSFTQSIEAPLSLQDIVTLYGQLSTRNGVGSGSINVSAKRLLSSKGWVELEVGAGNGPMISFKGFRMLPHKVLFNGATILEFTPFEIKASLIGRLTMQLDTHIMGDLTYNAGPESSMSTSIVRDTARTYTSFSIHLGVLRSFVSFNYIYKMHEKEMKLRGSVRAGTFGLLVEYGAEKKVSRHTKLSAIVSAGVPTGVMLKLKLNRSFQTYAFPIHLSDEVLPATMFYATVIPLMTWVVLKKIVIDPMIKKRQEREKEKEKEVNKTRMMEKQKEAESATKLMKATVSRIRATEESKKGLIITKALYGRFVYPQQDQYNSEQQTIRRDEVIDVTIPLQCLVKDSKLILHGASKSELPGFYDPCVGEEKQLLIQYLFRNQTHECIVKDNAPVRIPLPSHKVNTT; from the exons ATGGACGATGACAATGATCAGGAACATCTAATTGAGGACGATTACTACACGTTCCTAAATATCGCGAGAAAC GCTACACAGGAGGAAATTAATTATGCGTACCGTACACAGAGCAAACTATATCATCCTGACAAGCATGTGGATCCTGTGCTCAAGAAAGAAGCTGAAGTATTGTTTAATCGTACTAAAGCAGCTTACAAAG tCTTAAGTAATCCCCATCAAAGAGCTATTTACGACACTGTGGGGATTAAAGGACTGAAAACTGAAGGCTGGGAAATAGTAGAACGTACTAGAACACCTCAAGAAATCAGGGAAGAATATGAATATCTAGCGAGAGAAGCACAAGAGAGAAAATTACTGAGCCTCACGAATCCCACTACTAGTATCACAATGAATATCAACGCAACAGACCTTTTTAACAGATATGAGAAAGATCCTGAAGATAG GGATGTACTTTCATGCATAGAAGTCAGTGGAATGTCGTTTACACAATCTATTGAAGCACCTCTTAGTTTACAAGATATTGTAACATTGTATGGTCAATTAAGCACAAGAAATGGTGTAGGATCTGGTTCTATAAACGTGTCAGCGAAGCGTTTGCTTTCGTCTAAAGGTTGGGTAGAATTAGAGGTCGGTGCTGGGAACGGGCCGATGATATCGTTCAAAGGTTTTCGTATGCTACCCCATAAAGTATTGTTCAACGGGGCAACGATACTGGAGTTCACTCCATTCGAAATTAAGGCTAGTCTTATAGGCA GACTCACAATGCAATTAGATACTCATATAATGGGTGACCTTACATATAATGCGGGTCCAGAAAGTTCCatgagtaccagtatcgttaGAGATACAGCGAGGACTTATACATCGTTTTCCATTCACCTTGGTGTTCTACGATCATTCGTTagttttaattacatatataaaatgcaCGAGAAAGAGATGAAGCTACGTGGCAGCGTGAG aGCTGGCACATTCGGACTGCTCGTAGAATACGGAGCGGAAAAAAAGGTTTCGCGACACACTAAATTATCCGCCATCGTGTCCGCAGGAGTGCCAACAGGAGTCATGCTAAAGCTTAAATTGAATCGTTCCTTTCAAACCTACGCGTTCCCTATTCATCTTAGTGATGAGGTTCTTCCAGCTACTATGTTCTACGCTACTGTAATCCCACTAATGACATGGGTCGTGCTGAAGAAGATTGTTATAGATCCTATGATAAAAAAACGACAAGaacgtgaaaaagaaaaagagaaggaggtAAACAAGACGAGGATgatggaaaaacaaaaagaagcaGAGAGCGCTACCAAATTAATGAAAGCCACTGTGAGTAGGATAAGAGCTACGGAAGAATCAAAGAAGGGATTGATTATCACGAAAGCTCTGTATGGAAGATTTGTCTACCCTCAGCAAGATCAGTACAACTCAGAGCAGCAGACTATACGTAGAGACGAAGTAATAGATGTAACTATCCCTTTACAATGTTTAGTAAAGGATTCAAAGTTAATCCTTCATGGTGCATCTAAG AGTGAACTGCCAGGATTTTATGATCCATGTGTAGGAGAAGAGAAACAATTGTTAATACAATATCTATTTCGTAATCAAACACACGAATGCATAGTCAAAGATAATGCACCAGTCAGAATACCATTACCAT CGCATAAAGTGAACACAACATGA
- the LOC100643351 gene encoding uncharacterized protein C1orf50 homolog isoform X3 produces MKRVATTMDDSKDLFNKEAVGKISPQDLIALAAEIEKADDFVKANACSKLQVIVDQIRYLKKQAENILIEADWNMKLHHVPCNFVKHPGHVYHLYQKETGQLYLSMISPEEWAISNSEPVQTYKGSYRLEHDHSWTSLEETNKKNKEITMLAQLWSNISTNALESIDLNVNM; encoded by the exons ATGAAAAGAGTAGCTACTACTATGGATGACTCCAAAGATCTATTTAATAAAG AAGCTGTGGGTAAAATATCTCCACAAGATTTAATTGCATTGGCAGCAGAAATAGAAAAAGCAGACGACTTTGTTAAAGCAAATGCCTGCAGCAAATTGCAAGTGATTGTAGACCAAATAAGGTACCTGAAGAAACAGGCTGAAAATATTCTCATAGAAGCTGATTGGAACATGAAATTACATCATGTTCcttgtaattttgtaaaacaTCCTGGTCATGTGTATCATTTGTACCAAAAAGAAACTGGTCAGCTTTACTTATCCATGATTAGTCCAGAA gaATGGGCTATATCAAATTCTGAACCAGTTCAGACTTACAAGGGTTCCTACAGACTAGAACATGATCATTCATGGACATCTTTAGAAGAGACTAATAAGAAGAACAAGGAAATAACTATGTTGGCTCAACTTTGGTCTAATATTTCAACAAATGCATTGGAAAGTATtgatttaaatgtaaatatgtaa
- the LOC100643351 gene encoding uncharacterized protein C1orf50 homolog isoform X2: MKRVATTMDDSKDLFNKALVERNIQPQGILLNDPEAVGKISPQDLIALAAEIEKADDFVKANACSKLQVIVDQIRYLKKQAENILIEADWNMKLHHVPCNFVKHPGHVYHLYQKETGQLYLSMISPEEWAISNSEPVQTYKGSYRLEHDHSWTSLEETNKKNKEITMLAQLWSNISTNALESIDLNVNM, translated from the exons ATGAAAAGAGTAGCTACTACTATGGATGACTCCAAAGATCTATTTAATAAAG CTCTTGTAGAGCGTAACATTCAACCACAAGGTATTCTATTAAATGATCCAGAAGCTGTGGGTAAAATATCTCCACAAGATTTAATTGCATTGGCAGCAGAAATAGAAAAAGCAGACGACTTTGTTAAAGCAAATGCCTGCAGCAAATTGCAAGTGATTGTAGACCAAATAAGGTACCTGAAGAAACAGGCTGAAAATATTCTCATAGAAGCTGATTGGAACATGAAATTACATCATGTTCcttgtaattttgtaaaacaTCCTGGTCATGTGTATCATTTGTACCAAAAAGAAACTGGTCAGCTTTACTTATCCATGATTAGTCCAGAA gaATGGGCTATATCAAATTCTGAACCAGTTCAGACTTACAAGGGTTCCTACAGACTAGAACATGATCATTCATGGACATCTTTAGAAGAGACTAATAAGAAGAACAAGGAAATAACTATGTTGGCTCAACTTTGGTCTAATATTTCAACAAATGCATTGGAAAGTATtgatttaaatgtaaatatgtaa
- the LOC100643351 gene encoding uncharacterized protein C1orf50 homolog isoform X1 yields MKRVATTMDDSKDLFNKVALVERNIQPQGILLNDPEAVGKISPQDLIALAAEIEKADDFVKANACSKLQVIVDQIRYLKKQAENILIEADWNMKLHHVPCNFVKHPGHVYHLYQKETGQLYLSMISPEEWAISNSEPVQTYKGSYRLEHDHSWTSLEETNKKNKEITMLAQLWSNISTNALESIDLNVNM; encoded by the exons ATGAAAAGAGTAGCTACTACTATGGATGACTCCAAAGATCTATTTAATAAAG TAGCTCTTGTAGAGCGTAACATTCAACCACAAGGTATTCTATTAAATGATCCAGAAGCTGTGGGTAAAATATCTCCACAAGATTTAATTGCATTGGCAGCAGAAATAGAAAAAGCAGACGACTTTGTTAAAGCAAATGCCTGCAGCAAATTGCAAGTGATTGTAGACCAAATAAGGTACCTGAAGAAACAGGCTGAAAATATTCTCATAGAAGCTGATTGGAACATGAAATTACATCATGTTCcttgtaattttgtaaaacaTCCTGGTCATGTGTATCATTTGTACCAAAAAGAAACTGGTCAGCTTTACTTATCCATGATTAGTCCAGAA gaATGGGCTATATCAAATTCTGAACCAGTTCAGACTTACAAGGGTTCCTACAGACTAGAACATGATCATTCATGGACATCTTTAGAAGAGACTAATAAGAAGAACAAGGAAATAACTATGTTGGCTCAACTTTGGTCTAATATTTCAACAAATGCATTGGAAAGTATtgatttaaatgtaaatatgtaa
- the LOC100651063 gene encoding importin-13 isoform X1, with protein sequence MDYASVIDQAVKQFYAEGNNDVHSWLLKVQTSPEAWTFVWDLLHSSKSREAQFYAATTLHAKISKQWDEVPKSEYPVLQERLINFMKQPNMPKVVLSKLCQALAGYVTNVSIVTDNDNKDKNVVEELTRMLSYDSPPMLELLLRTLSLLPVEFERRHNVRRAKLHKCLINSWYKTTCLLQEVFSVTNLNSEYTNNDMHLLAMECALSWLKVGQLPLEATGQIYPHLLTAAAYYAPTRTMHDENPRGWEVVQECLDMIVTHSELVKRPQTLWEWAHSLVTMARQYSDKYFCEILTAIGEVHSRTFLNALVEEGNEMQKWIVEGLIELLLQCSEQEGRYPTNETRSSIPFGFWYALQDYLPTLDQPYESRALLILKPIYARLAQALLRKSTLPLTHSEAGDEDERELFRCYRQDVADALGYCYRVLGQDLLVLLGQRLSQTLNSSQRWTEVESTLHAFEAVADSVGIEESHYIPALMDLVLSHIPYDHYPGEVLACACSTMGAYAEWIGEHPDPWLERVLRIVTLGLTRGSVTAPFATMALKDLARECEQQLTPFAPSILNTIEQTLPNITPGCAEGLRMMYVAGKLLNILPSVDEQLAHLDATLGLCIIKIRELLQQPWFMARGAVMNQLKMATMFFSTLEGSIGKAVLDGLLPIFSQIVAHPEWGQDNFTLEEMYICAQKSLMSLLHPEEDARPLLSILANSYKIWPHPAALNLLRQLILLFGRDPNNVIGPVFADISSITLSGVRACRSVNGNLSDWTELMEAYLGLLAQICKKNTRLLLQIPEQIPEMLQCGIDCLTLPESSTVKAAGHFLTHAIMQSPHPQTFIQPIGQQLVYVILQCVGGQVPRRYLEAHAEVLLTLNKICIEWTAQWLRVAFEKHGALFKFSQTQKENFIKNVLRERTNKRMYDLLQDFSLQNLPSATNWNVMTRKQ encoded by the exons ATGGATTATGCAAGTGTAATCGACCAAGCTGTGAAACAGTTCTACGCGGAAGGAAATAACGACGTTCACTCATGGTTGCTCAAAGTTCAAACTTCTCCGGAAGCCTGGACTTTTGTTTGGGACCTTCTTCATTCCTCTAAG TCAAGAGAAGCACAGTTTTATGCGGCTACCACGTTACATGCCAAAATTTCCAAACAATGGGATGAAGTGCCCAAGAGTGAATATCCTGTTCTACAGGAGcgtttaataaactttatgaagCAGCCAAACATGCCAAAGGTTGTTCTGTCCAAACTTTGCCAAGCG TTAGCTGGATACGTAACAAATGTTAGTATAGTTACAGATAATGataacaaagataaaaatgttGTAGAGGAATTGACACGGATGTTGTCTTATGATTCTCCTCCTATGTTGGAACTGTTGTTACGCACGCTTTCTCTGTTACCTGTAGAG TTTGAAAGAAGACACAATGTAAGAAGAGCCAAATTACACAAATGTCTAATAAATAGCTGGTATAAGACAACCTGCCTGTTACAAGAAGTTTTTTCTGTGACAAATCTAAATTCTGAATACACTAATAATGATATGCACTTATTAGCTATGGAATGTGCATTATCCTGGCTTAAAGTTGGCCAACTTCCTCTTGAGGCAACAGGGCAAATATACCCCCATCTATTAACAGCTGCAGCATATTATGCACCAACCag GACAATGCATGACGAAAATCCCAGAGGTTGGGAAGTAGTTCAAGAATGCTTAGATATGATAGTAACCCATAGTGAACTTGTAAAGAGACCACAAACATTGTGGGAATGGGCACATAGTTTGGTAACTATGGCAAGACAATACAGtgacaaatatttttgtgaaattttaaCTGCAATTGGAGAGGTTCACAGTAGAACGTTTTTAAATGCTTTAGTGGAAGAAGGAAATGAAATGCAGAAATGGATAGTCGAAGGTTTAATTGAATTACTTTTACAATGTTCAGAACAAGAGGGAAGATATCCCACAAATGAAACTCGCAGTTCTATCCCATTTGGGTTCTGGTACGCTTTGCAGGATTATCTCCCCACTCTCGATCAACCTTACGAAAGTCGTGCTTTACTGATTCTGAAGCCCATTTACGCAAGATTAGCTCAAGCATTATTAAGAAAGTCGACGCTTCCCTTGACTCACAGCGAAGCAGGAGATGAAGATGAAAGAGAACTTTTTAGGTGTTACAGACAAGACGTGGCAGATGCTTTAGGTTATTGTTATAGAGTATTAGGACAAGATTTACTAGTGCTTCTTGGACAGAGATTAAGTCAGACGTTAAACAGTTCACAGAGGTGGACAGAAGTAGAGTCAACGTTGCACGCTTTTGAAGCTGTAGCAGATAGCGTTGGTATTGAGGAATCCCACTACATTCCCGCTTTAATGGATTTGGTTCTTAGTCATATCCCATATGACCATTATCCTGGAGAG GTACTTGCATGTGCATGTTCAACAATGGGAGCATATGCAGAATGGATCGGAGAACATCCAGATCCTTGGCTAGAGAGAGTGCTTCGAATTGTAACCTTGGGTTTGACAAGAGGCTCAGTAACGGCACCTTTTGCTACTATGGCTTTGAAAGATTTAGCTAGAGAATGTGAACAGCAACTCACACCTTTTGCTCCATCTATTCTCAATACCATCGAACAAACTCTTCCAAACATTACTCCGGGATGTGCAGAAGGTTTACGAATGATGTATGTAGCTGGCAAGTTGCTAAATATCTTGCCCTCTGTTGACGAACAATTAGCTCATTTGGACGCTACACTAGgattatgtataataaaaattcgagaattaCTGCAACAACCTTGGTTCATGGCTCGTGGTGCAGTAATGAATCAATTAAAAATGGCTACCATGTTCTTTTCTACATTAGAAGGATCTATTGGAAAGGCTGTATTAGATGGACTGTTACCGATATTCAGTCAAATCGTTGCTCATCCCGAATGGGGACAAGACAATTTCACACTAGAGGAGATGTATATCTGCGCCCAAAAGTCCCTAATGTCATTGTTGCATCCTGAGGAAGATGCTCGACCTCTACTTTCCATTCTGGCGAACTCATACAAGATTTGGCCTCATCCCGCAGCTTTAAATCTTCTTCGACAACTCATCCTATTATTTGGACGAGATccgaataacgtaataggtccCGTTTTCGCGGACATAAGTTCTATTACGCTGAGTGGCGTCAGGGCCTGCAGATCCGTAAATGGAAATTTATCCGATTGGACAGAATTAATGGAAGCGTATCTTGGATTGTTGGCTcaaatttgtaaaaagaataCCAGGCTATTGTTACAGATTCCTGAACAAATTCCTGAAATGTTGCAATGTG gAATCGACTGTTTAACGTTACCAGAATCAAGCACAGTTAAGGCGGCCGGACATTTCCTCACACATGCTATTATGCAAAGTCCGCACCCACAGACGTTCATTCAACCAATTGGTCAACAGTTAGTTTACGTAATTTTACAGTGCGTAG GGGGACAAGTACCACGAAGATACCTAGAAGCTCACGCGGAAGTTTTGTTgacattgaataaaatatgCATAGAATGGACAGCACAGTGGCTTCGTGTCGCCTTTGAAAAACATGGTGCCTTATTTAAATTTTCGCAAACACAAAAggagaatttcattaaaaatgtcCTCCGAGAACGAACGAATAAACGGATGTACGATTTATTACAAGATTTTAGCTTGCAAAATTTACCTTCTGCGACTAATTGGAATGTAATGACGCGCAAGCAATAA
- the LOC100651063 gene encoding uncharacterized protein LOC100651063 isoform X2: protein MDYASVIDQAVKQFYAEGNNDVHSWLLKVQTSPEAWTFVWDLLHSSKSREAQFYAATTLHAKISKQWDEVPKSEYPVLQERLINFMKQPNMPKVVLSKLCQALAGYVTNVSIVTDNDNKDKNVVEELTRMLSYDSPPMLELLLRTLSLLPVEFERRHNVRRAKLHKCLINSWYKTTCLLQEVFSVTNLNSEYTNNDMHLLAMECALSWLKVGQLPLEATGQIYPHLLTAAAYYAPTSSQRWTEVESTLHAFEAVADSVGIEESHYIPALMDLVLSHIPYDHYPGEVLACACSTMGAYAEWIGEHPDPWLERVLRIVTLGLTRGSVTAPFATMALKDLARECEQQLTPFAPSILNTIEQTLPNITPGCAEGLRMMYVAGKLLNILPSVDEQLAHLDATLGLCIIKIRELLQQPWFMARGAVMNQLKMATMFFSTLEGSIGKAVLDGLLPIFSQIVAHPEWGQDNFTLEEMYICAQKSLMSLLHPEEDARPLLSILANSYKIWPHPAALNLLRQLILLFGRDPNNVIGPVFADISSITLSGVRACRSVNGNLSDWTELMEAYLGLLAQICKKNTRLLLQIPEQIPEMLQCGIDCLTLPESSTVKAAGHFLTHAIMQSPHPQTFIQPIGQQLVYVILQCVGGQVPRRYLEAHAEVLLTLNKICIEWTAQWLRVAFEKHGALFKFSQTQKENFIKNVLRERTNKRMYDLLQDFSLQNLPSATNWNVMTRKQ from the exons ATGGATTATGCAAGTGTAATCGACCAAGCTGTGAAACAGTTCTACGCGGAAGGAAATAACGACGTTCACTCATGGTTGCTCAAAGTTCAAACTTCTCCGGAAGCCTGGACTTTTGTTTGGGACCTTCTTCATTCCTCTAAG TCAAGAGAAGCACAGTTTTATGCGGCTACCACGTTACATGCCAAAATTTCCAAACAATGGGATGAAGTGCCCAAGAGTGAATATCCTGTTCTACAGGAGcgtttaataaactttatgaagCAGCCAAACATGCCAAAGGTTGTTCTGTCCAAACTTTGCCAAGCG TTAGCTGGATACGTAACAAATGTTAGTATAGTTACAGATAATGataacaaagataaaaatgttGTAGAGGAATTGACACGGATGTTGTCTTATGATTCTCCTCCTATGTTGGAACTGTTGTTACGCACGCTTTCTCTGTTACCTGTAGAG TTTGAAAGAAGACACAATGTAAGAAGAGCCAAATTACACAAATGTCTAATAAATAGCTGGTATAAGACAACCTGCCTGTTACAAGAAGTTTTTTCTGTGACAAATCTAAATTCTGAATACACTAATAATGATATGCACTTATTAGCTATGGAATGTGCATTATCCTGGCTTAAAGTTGGCCAACTTCCTCTTGAGGCAACAGGGCAAATATACCCCCATCTATTAACAGCTGCAGCATATTATGCACCAACCag TTCACAGAGGTGGACAGAAGTAGAGTCAACGTTGCACGCTTTTGAAGCTGTAGCAGATAGCGTTGGTATTGAGGAATCCCACTACATTCCCGCTTTAATGGATTTGGTTCTTAGTCATATCCCATATGACCATTATCCTGGAGAG GTACTTGCATGTGCATGTTCAACAATGGGAGCATATGCAGAATGGATCGGAGAACATCCAGATCCTTGGCTAGAGAGAGTGCTTCGAATTGTAACCTTGGGTTTGACAAGAGGCTCAGTAACGGCACCTTTTGCTACTATGGCTTTGAAAGATTTAGCTAGAGAATGTGAACAGCAACTCACACCTTTTGCTCCATCTATTCTCAATACCATCGAACAAACTCTTCCAAACATTACTCCGGGATGTGCAGAAGGTTTACGAATGATGTATGTAGCTGGCAAGTTGCTAAATATCTTGCCCTCTGTTGACGAACAATTAGCTCATTTGGACGCTACACTAGgattatgtataataaaaattcgagaattaCTGCAACAACCTTGGTTCATGGCTCGTGGTGCAGTAATGAATCAATTAAAAATGGCTACCATGTTCTTTTCTACATTAGAAGGATCTATTGGAAAGGCTGTATTAGATGGACTGTTACCGATATTCAGTCAAATCGTTGCTCATCCCGAATGGGGACAAGACAATTTCACACTAGAGGAGATGTATATCTGCGCCCAAAAGTCCCTAATGTCATTGTTGCATCCTGAGGAAGATGCTCGACCTCTACTTTCCATTCTGGCGAACTCATACAAGATTTGGCCTCATCCCGCAGCTTTAAATCTTCTTCGACAACTCATCCTATTATTTGGACGAGATccgaataacgtaataggtccCGTTTTCGCGGACATAAGTTCTATTACGCTGAGTGGCGTCAGGGCCTGCAGATCCGTAAATGGAAATTTATCCGATTGGACAGAATTAATGGAAGCGTATCTTGGATTGTTGGCTcaaatttgtaaaaagaataCCAGGCTATTGTTACAGATTCCTGAACAAATTCCTGAAATGTTGCAATGTG gAATCGACTGTTTAACGTTACCAGAATCAAGCACAGTTAAGGCGGCCGGACATTTCCTCACACATGCTATTATGCAAAGTCCGCACCCACAGACGTTCATTCAACCAATTGGTCAACAGTTAGTTTACGTAATTTTACAGTGCGTAG GGGGACAAGTACCACGAAGATACCTAGAAGCTCACGCGGAAGTTTTGTTgacattgaataaaatatgCATAGAATGGACAGCACAGTGGCTTCGTGTCGCCTTTGAAAAACATGGTGCCTTATTTAAATTTTCGCAAACACAAAAggagaatttcattaaaaatgtcCTCCGAGAACGAACGAATAAACGGATGTACGATTTATTACAAGATTTTAGCTTGCAAAATTTACCTTCTGCGACTAATTGGAATGTAATGACGCGCAAGCAATAA